A window of Romeriopsis navalis LEGE 11480 genomic DNA:
ATCCAGAACGCCATGTTTGAACGCTTCACAGAAAAAGCCATTAAGGTAATCATGCTCGCCCAAGAGGAAGCTCGCCGCTTGGGTCATAACTTTGTGGGCACTGAGCAAATCCTCTTGGGTTTAATCGGCGAAGGAACAGGCGTTGCAGCCAAGGTTCTGAAGTCCATGGGGGTCAACCTCAAGGATGCACGCATCGAAGTTGAGAAGATTATTGGTCGAGGCTCCGGCTTCGTCGCCGTCGAGATTCCCTTCACCCCACGGGCTAAACGAGTCTTGGAACTCTCCCTGGAAGAAGCTCGGCAGTTAGGACACAATTACATCGGAACGGAACACCTTCTTTTAGGTTTGATTCGCGAGGGTGAAGGCGTTGCCGCACGAGTTCTTGAGAACTTGGGCGTTGATCTTTCCAAAGTGCGGACACAAGTTATCCGGATGCTGGGCGAAACAGCAGAAGTTGGTGCTGGCGCTGGTGCGTCTGGTGGTCGGACTAAAACCCCAACGCTAGACGAGTTTGGCGTCAATCTGACGCAGCTTGCGGCGGATAGCAAGCTTGACCCCGTGGTCGGTCGTCAAAAAGAAGTCGAACGTGTGATCCAGATTCTGGGTCGCCGGACGAAAAATAACCCTGTCCTCATCGGGGAACCCGGCGTGGGTAAAACGGCGATCGCGGAGGGTTTGGCTCAACGGATTTCCAATGAAGATGTCCCAGATATTCTTGAAGGCAAGCGCGTCGTCACCTTGGATGTGGGTCTGCTAGTCGCGGGCACCAAGTACCGGGGTGAATTTGAAGAACGCCTGAAGAAGATCATGGATGAGATTCGTCAGGCGGGGAACGTCATCCTCGTGATTGACGAAGTCCACACTTTGATTGGTGCCGGTGCGGCTGAGGGCGCGATCGATGCAGCCAATATTTTGAAGCCAGCTTTGGCCCGGGGCGAGCTGCAATGTATCGGTGCCACAACCCTAGATGAGTATCGCAAGCACATTGAGCGAGATGCCGCTTTAGAACGGCGTTTCCAGCCGGTCATGGTGGGTGAGCCTTCGGTTGAAGAAACAATCGAAATTCTCCACGGTCTCCGCGAGCGCTATGAGCAGCATCATAAGCTCACAATTTCGGATGAAGCCCTTGAGGCTGCCGCAATGCTGGCCGACCGGTATATTTCGGACCGTTTCTTGCCGGATAAGGCAATCGACTTGATCGATGAGGCCGGTTCCCGCGTTCGCCTGTTGAAATATCAGCGTTCGCCCGAAGAAAAGGCAATGGACGAGAAGCTACGTCAAGTCCAAAAGGATAAGGATGAAGCCGTCCGTAACCAAGACTTCGACAAAGC
This region includes:
- a CDS encoding ATP-dependent Clp protease ATP-binding subunit, which codes for MFERFTEKAIKVIMLAQEEARRLGHNFVGTEQILLGLIGEGTGVAAKVLKSMGVNLKDARIEVEKIIGRGSGFVAVEIPFTPRAKRVLELSLEEARQLGHNYIGTEHLLLGLIREGEGVAARVLENLGVDLSKVRTQVIRMLGETAEVGAGAGASGGRTKTPTLDEFGVNLTQLAADSKLDPVVGRQKEVERVIQILGRRTKNNPVLIGEPGVGKTAIAEGLAQRISNEDVPDILEGKRVVTLDVGLLVAGTKYRGEFEERLKKIMDEIRQAGNVILVIDEVHTLIGAGAAEGAIDAANILKPALARGELQCIGATTLDEYRKHIERDAALERRFQPVMVGEPSVEETIEILHGLRERYEQHHKLTISDEALEAAAMLADRYISDRFLPDKAIDLIDEAGSRVRLLKYQRSPEEKAMDEKLRQVQKDKDEAVRNQDFDKAGQLRDEEMEVKEQLKALGQDRKANAAAENAPVPVVGEEDIAEIVASWTGVPVNKLTESESEKLLHMEDTLHTRLIGQDEAVKAVSRAIRRARVGLKNPNRPIASFIFSGPTGVGKTELTKALATYFFGSEEAMVRLDMSEFMERHTVSKLVGSPPGYVGYNEGGQLTEAVRRRPYTVILFDEIEKAHPDVFNMMLQILEDGRLTDSKGRTVDFKNTLIIMTSNIGSKVIEKGGGGLGFDFGSENAAESQYNRIRSLVNEELKQYFRPEFLNRLDEIIVFRQLQRDEVEKISDILLKEVFQRLIEKGIELDVTKAFKARLLDEGYNPSYGARPLRRAIMRLLEDSLAEEILSGRLGDGDVAVVDCDEAGKVHIKKGESKKELLPSGAAE